In a genomic window of Myxococcaceae bacterium JPH2:
- a CDS encoding PEGA domain-containing protein, with product MKQKTWIVVILLGALAFNALAYVMVRGRRAAAPVPAPSAPVAAEVAPTAPVAAPAVEDANAGLARARRAAGLAALEDRDYDKAVSEFTEALSLRKDKGDLVELLRIAADLRTREQSRKTAEPARAPHEPSVPPSRGGARTRAVRLASRAAQREEAPAPAAAEASHNGLLLVTSTPPGLVVMVDGKATDLTPARVTVSAGSHRVALAQGERKLFEETVEVPDDSVRSINRDLSSELTPASPPAVVAARAPVTPPPAPVPAAAPAASPPVAVATPAPAAAETAPAVARAAVAGKGDLDVTSPSIYGEIWINSRPYGFPPVTADGLPAGPARIEVRVNGEVKRRMTVEVEPGRRTAVRVR from the coding sequence ATGAAACAGAAGACGTGGATTGTTGTCATTCTCCTGGGCGCCTTGGCGTTCAATGCGCTCGCGTATGTGATGGTGCGCGGTCGGCGCGCCGCGGCGCCGGTGCCGGCTCCGTCCGCTCCCGTGGCTGCCGAGGTGGCCCCCACCGCGCCCGTGGCCGCGCCGGCCGTCGAGGACGCGAACGCGGGGCTCGCTCGCGCGCGCCGGGCCGCGGGGCTCGCGGCGCTGGAGGATCGCGACTACGACAAGGCGGTGTCTGAGTTCACCGAGGCGCTCAGCCTGCGCAAGGACAAGGGTGACCTCGTGGAGTTGCTGCGCATCGCGGCGGATCTGCGCACCCGCGAGCAGTCGCGCAAGACGGCCGAGCCCGCGCGCGCGCCCCATGAGCCCTCGGTGCCTCCGAGCCGTGGGGGGGCTCGGACGCGAGCGGTCCGGTTGGCGTCCCGTGCCGCGCAGCGCGAGGAGGCTCCTGCCCCTGCCGCGGCGGAGGCTTCGCACAACGGCCTCTTGCTGGTGACGTCGACGCCCCCTGGGTTGGTGGTGATGGTGGACGGCAAGGCCACGGACCTGACGCCCGCGCGGGTGACCGTCTCCGCGGGCTCGCACCGCGTGGCGCTCGCGCAGGGCGAGCGGAAGCTGTTCGAGGAGACGGTCGAGGTGCCCGATGACTCGGTTCGCTCCATCAACCGAGACCTCTCGTCGGAGCTGACGCCCGCGAGTCCTCCTGCGGTGGTGGCCGCTCGGGCTCCCGTGACGCCGCCTCCCGCGCCAGTGCCCGCCGCGGCTCCCGCGGCGAGTCCTCCCGTGGCGGTGGCGACTCCGGCTCCGGCCGCGGCGGAGACCGCGCCGGCCGTGGCTCGCGCGGCCGTGGCGGGGAAGGGTGATCTGGACGTCACGTCGCCGTCCATCTACGGGGAGATCTGGATCAACAGCCGCCCCTATGGCTTCCCGCCCGTGACGGCGGATGGCCTGCCCGCAGGTCCGGCCCGCATCGAAGTTCGCGTGAATGGCGAAGTGAAGCGCCGGATGACCGTCGAGGTCGAGCCGGGTCGCCGCACCGCCGTTCGCGTCCGCTGA
- a CDS encoding serine/threonine protein kinase — protein MDRNATASPAPETHFGKYRIVQQLAAGGMAHLFVATLDGPDGFSKACVIKRVLPEYANLEAFSRMFVDEAKVAALLTHPNIVQVFDFGKIDGQYYIAMEYIQGQSFDRLLRHAGAAGLPVGPRLAVDVGMALSDALAYAHTKTLPDGTPLGLVHRDITPGNVLVSRDGIIKLADFGIVKTSVNAERTVAGVVKGKYAYMSPEQITNRELDHRSDLFSLGIVLYEASTGRRLYKRESMEATILAASHAEVPRPSDMVPGFDPALERIILKLLQKDPNARYQTARELHEDLERYRSAQNWTSGGRELASLMATLFPPDKAGRHAPAMPALGSQPGGTGGSGSGSARTPSGGSAPRSVIEPEPDLEPASVPGSAGSGSRMPTVATVGLGMAGGGTMDVAEGFPWGIAAAAGVALIGSALFWYFAG, from the coding sequence TTGGATAGGAACGCGACGGCATCTCCAGCGCCCGAAACTCATTTCGGGAAATACAGGATAGTCCAGCAGCTTGCCGCGGGAGGGATGGCTCACCTCTTCGTGGCGACGCTGGACGGACCTGACGGGTTCTCCAAGGCCTGCGTCATCAAGCGGGTGTTGCCGGAGTACGCGAACCTGGAGGCGTTCAGCCGGATGTTCGTGGACGAGGCGAAGGTGGCTGCGCTCCTGACGCATCCGAACATCGTGCAGGTCTTCGACTTCGGGAAGATCGACGGCCAGTACTACATCGCGATGGAGTACATCCAAGGGCAGTCGTTCGATCGCCTGCTGCGGCACGCGGGCGCGGCGGGACTGCCGGTGGGGCCTCGGCTCGCGGTGGACGTGGGCATGGCGTTGTCGGACGCGCTGGCGTACGCGCACACGAAGACGCTGCCGGATGGAACGCCGCTGGGGCTGGTGCACCGGGACATCACTCCGGGCAACGTGCTCGTGTCGCGCGACGGCATCATCAAGCTGGCGGACTTTGGCATCGTCAAGACGAGCGTCAATGCCGAGCGCACCGTCGCGGGCGTGGTGAAGGGGAAGTACGCGTACATGTCCCCGGAGCAGATCACCAACCGCGAGTTGGATCACCGCTCGGATCTCTTCTCCCTGGGAATCGTGCTGTACGAGGCGTCCACGGGGCGCCGGCTGTACAAGCGCGAGTCGATGGAGGCGACCATCCTCGCCGCGTCGCACGCGGAGGTGCCTCGCCCCTCGGACATGGTGCCTGGGTTTGATCCGGCGCTGGAGCGCATCATCCTCAAGCTGCTCCAGAAGGATCCGAACGCCCGCTATCAGACCGCGCGCGAGCTGCACGAGGACCTGGAGCGCTATCGGTCGGCGCAGAACTGGACCTCGGGCGGACGGGAGCTGGCCTCGCTGATGGCGACGCTGTTCCCTCCGGACAAGGCGGGGCGTCACGCGCCGGCCATGCCCGCGCTCGGCTCGCAGCCGGGAGGCACGGGCGGAAGTGGCTCGGGTTCCGCGCGCACGCCGAGCGGCGGGTCGGCACCGCGCTCGGTGATCGAGCCCGAGCCTGATCTCGAGCCCGCATCGGTCCCTGGCTCGGCCGGCTCGGGGAGTCGCATGCCCACGGTCGCGACGGTGGGGCTGGGGATGGCGGGCGGCGGGACGATGGACGTGGCCGAGGGATTTCCGTGGGGCATCGCGGCGGCCGCGGGCGTCGCGCTCATTGGCTCTGCCTTGTTCTGGTACTTCGCCGGCTGA
- a CDS encoding Smr/MutS family protein, with amino-acid sequence MTVQISQRTLEDLGFADVLRALAQRCRTEPGRERALARPFLDSAEEVTEALALVAEARTLSQEQFSLPLGGVTDLRLALGHTTKGGVLEPRQLIDSAQLLLAFINSREALEERRERVPRMMEIGRQMPLLESLARRIDQCFEPDGEISDRASPALREARDRTRGLHRRIKSRLDEMLHDEGFVSKLRENYYSVRNGRYVVPVVSNYRSEVDGIVHNASQTGQTLFMEPQAMVSLGNDLAIAQSEVAEEELKVLQELSGHLGREADRILEGLSAVAELDELEAVALLAADLDASIPTFDGVRELELRLLRHPRLVLKDMNVVANDVALTGEARSLVVSGPNAGGKTVTLTGVGLCALMLRSALPIPVAEGSRMPLYRSVHSTVGDAQDLTQGLSTFSAHVVMLRDIIAVAGEGSLVLIDEIAADTDPREGAAIAVAVLEELLQKDAVVLVTTHLEELKALAHMDRRFLNARVGFDAKKMAPTYRLQIGAAGQSSAIEVAARVGLPARVCDRARELSLNSGGPLTKALAAAEDERRKLNEELEKARVAAREAEALRAELEKQKVAFERERKGRMMQFNDDVHAATELATTEVRELLAKLRASQNEKALSEARAQLQQRAEEAQKRSQAAKAELFQVEAPGPATLKVGAWVHHSGLGRDVEILELSEGSAVVSAGGAMKMRVSTTELSGSRTRKPQQARFPERAKQEAVLKRAASAAPAEVEATNFRCDVRGHRADEALTEVEAFLDAGMRQGEEAAVIIHGHGTGALKQAIRDYLAASPYIRMFRPGESHEGGDGVTIVALRS; translated from the coding sequence ATGACCGTGCAGATTTCCCAAAGGACACTGGAAGACCTCGGCTTCGCGGACGTGCTGCGTGCGCTGGCCCAACGCTGTCGGACGGAGCCGGGCAGGGAGCGTGCCCTCGCCCGCCCCTTCCTCGATTCAGCCGAGGAGGTCACCGAGGCGCTCGCCCTGGTCGCGGAGGCCCGGACGCTCTCGCAGGAGCAGTTCTCCCTGCCGCTGGGTGGCGTGACGGACCTGCGCCTCGCCTTGGGGCACACGACCAAGGGCGGCGTGCTCGAACCCCGGCAGCTCATCGACTCGGCGCAGCTCCTGCTCGCCTTCATCAACAGCCGCGAGGCCCTGGAGGAACGCCGCGAGCGCGTCCCTCGGATGATGGAGATCGGGCGCCAGATGCCCCTGCTCGAGTCGCTCGCGCGCCGAATCGATCAGTGCTTCGAGCCAGACGGTGAGATTTCCGACCGGGCCAGCCCCGCCCTCCGCGAGGCCCGGGACCGGACCCGCGGCTTGCACCGGCGCATCAAGTCCCGTCTGGACGAGATGCTCCACGACGAGGGCTTCGTCTCCAAGCTCCGCGAGAACTACTACTCCGTGCGCAACGGCCGGTATGTGGTCCCCGTGGTGTCCAACTACCGCTCGGAAGTGGACGGCATCGTCCACAACGCCAGCCAGACGGGCCAGACGCTCTTCATGGAGCCGCAGGCCATGGTCAGCCTGGGCAACGACCTGGCCATCGCGCAGTCCGAGGTGGCCGAGGAGGAGCTCAAGGTCCTCCAGGAGTTGAGCGGGCACCTCGGGCGCGAGGCGGACCGCATCCTCGAGGGGCTCTCGGCGGTGGCGGAGCTGGATGAGTTGGAGGCCGTGGCGCTGCTCGCCGCCGACCTCGACGCCAGCATCCCGACGTTCGATGGCGTGCGCGAGTTGGAGCTGCGCCTCTTGCGCCACCCCCGCCTGGTCCTCAAGGACATGAACGTGGTGGCCAACGACGTGGCGCTCACCGGCGAGGCGCGGTCCCTGGTGGTGTCGGGCCCCAACGCCGGCGGCAAGACGGTGACGCTCACGGGCGTGGGACTCTGCGCGCTCATGCTGCGCTCCGCGCTGCCCATCCCCGTGGCCGAGGGCTCGCGGATGCCGCTGTACCGCTCCGTGCACTCCACCGTCGGCGACGCGCAGGACCTCACGCAGGGCCTGTCCACGTTCAGCGCCCACGTGGTGATGCTGCGGGACATCATCGCCGTCGCGGGCGAGGGCTCACTCGTCCTCATCGACGAGATCGCCGCGGACACCGACCCTCGCGAGGGCGCGGCCATCGCCGTGGCGGTGCTGGAGGAGCTGCTCCAGAAGGACGCGGTGGTGCTCGTCACCACGCACCTGGAGGAACTCAAGGCCCTGGCCCACATGGACCGGCGCTTCCTCAACGCGCGCGTGGGCTTCGACGCGAAGAAGATGGCGCCCACCTACCGCCTGCAGATCGGCGCGGCGGGCCAGTCCTCCGCCATCGAGGTGGCTGCCCGCGTGGGCCTGCCCGCGCGCGTGTGCGATCGCGCTCGCGAGCTGTCGCTCAACTCCGGAGGACCGCTCACCAAGGCGCTGGCCGCGGCCGAGGACGAGCGACGCAAGCTCAACGAGGAGCTGGAGAAGGCCCGCGTGGCCGCGCGCGAGGCCGAGGCACTGCGCGCCGAGCTGGAGAAGCAGAAGGTCGCGTTCGAGCGCGAGCGCAAGGGCCGGATGATGCAGTTCAACGACGACGTGCACGCCGCCACCGAGCTCGCCACCACCGAGGTGCGGGAGCTGCTCGCGAAGCTGCGCGCGTCGCAGAACGAGAAGGCGCTCTCCGAGGCACGCGCCCAGCTCCAGCAGCGCGCGGAGGAGGCCCAGAAGCGCTCCCAGGCCGCCAAGGCCGAGCTGTTCCAGGTGGAGGCCCCAGGCCCGGCGACGCTCAAGGTCGGCGCGTGGGTGCACCACTCGGGACTTGGCCGCGACGTGGAGATCCTCGAGCTGTCCGAGGGCAGCGCGGTGGTGTCCGCGGGCGGCGCGATGAAGATGCGCGTGTCCACGACCGAGCTGTCCGGCTCGCGCACCCGCAAGCCGCAGCAGGCCCGGTTCCCCGAGCGAGCCAAGCAGGAGGCCGTGCTGAAGCGCGCGGCCTCGGCGGCGCCCGCGGAGGTGGAGGCCACGAACTTCCGCTGCGACGTGCGCGGTCACCGCGCGGATGAGGCGCTCACGGAGGTCGAGGCCTTCCTCGACGCAGGGATGCGCCAAGGTGAAGAGGCCGCGGTCATCATCCACGGCCACGGCACCGGCGCGCTCAAGCAGGCCATCCGCGACTACCTGGCCGCGTCGCCGTACATCCGCATGTTCCGCCCGGGCGAGAGCCACGAGGGCGGTGACGGCGTCACCATCGTGGCCCTGCGCTCGTAG
- the nadD gene encoding nicotinate (nicotinamide) nucleotide adenylyltransferase, with product MKVALLGGSFNPPHVGHLMAAHYVHATQGVDEVWFMPAFHHPFGKQLESYEHRVRMCEALCEDASGWLKTSLVEREVGGSGRTVDTLSFLVERYPHIRWSLIIGSDILRDLPNWKDFHRIQQMSRVVVLYRAGYPAPETVGPPLAEVSSTQIRDMLSRGVEPDELVPSRVLTYARHEGLYGLAARRA from the coding sequence GTGAAGGTCGCGTTGCTCGGAGGCTCGTTCAATCCGCCGCACGTGGGGCACCTGATGGCCGCGCACTATGTGCACGCCACGCAGGGCGTGGACGAGGTGTGGTTCATGCCCGCCTTCCATCACCCGTTCGGCAAGCAGCTGGAGAGCTACGAGCACCGCGTGCGCATGTGCGAGGCGCTCTGTGAGGACGCCTCGGGCTGGCTGAAGACGAGCCTCGTGGAGCGCGAGGTGGGCGGCAGCGGACGGACGGTGGACACGCTGTCGTTCCTCGTCGAGCGGTACCCGCACATTCGCTGGTCGCTCATCATCGGCAGCGACATCCTGCGCGACCTGCCGAACTGGAAGGACTTCCACCGCATCCAGCAGATGTCTCGCGTGGTGGTGCTGTATCGCGCGGGGTACCCGGCTCCGGAGACAGTGGGGCCGCCGCTCGCGGAGGTCTCCTCCACGCAGATTCGCGACATGCTCTCGCGCGGCGTCGAGCCCGACGAGCTGGTGCCCTCGCGCGTGCTGACCTATGCGCGACACGAGGGGCTGTATGGACTGGCCGCCCGACGCGCCTGA
- a CDS encoding DUF2520 domain-containing protein, whose protein sequence is MRSRSPRARRRAPSDPPRPPVVIVGSGRLGGALGLALQARGWPVRVASRDAEGQRRTRALGLVSATEDDVKKARVCLLCVPDAAVPSVSRELATRLPRSVALVHTAGALPLTAVDASRGRAVGSFHPLCAVSSPRDSLAGHAVALSTRSPALRSVLRRMAEDVELHALDVPESRRAAYHAGAVLSAGGLVALADAAVAALGAAGIEHEEALAALLPLMRSALRGVEARGLSGGLTGPVVRGDTAVVAAHLAALPPDVAQLHRLLSRRALGLASERLSPESRAALARLLGDD, encoded by the coding sequence ATGCGTTCCCGTTCACCTCGCGCGCGGCGCCGCGCCCCTTCGGATCCGCCGCGTCCTCCCGTCGTCATCGTGGGTTCCGGCCGACTCGGCGGTGCCCTGGGCCTCGCGCTCCAGGCCCGTGGCTGGCCCGTGCGCGTGGCCTCGCGTGACGCGGAAGGACAGCGCCGCACGCGCGCGCTGGGACTCGTCTCCGCGACGGAAGATGACGTGAAGAAAGCGCGCGTGTGTCTGCTGTGCGTCCCCGACGCGGCGGTGCCCTCGGTATCGCGCGAGCTGGCGACGCGCCTGCCACGCAGCGTGGCGTTGGTGCACACCGCGGGCGCCCTGCCCCTCACCGCTGTCGATGCGTCACGAGGCCGCGCGGTCGGCTCGTTCCATCCGCTGTGCGCGGTGTCCTCGCCTCGAGATTCGCTCGCGGGCCACGCGGTGGCCCTCAGCACGCGCTCTCCCGCGCTGCGCTCCGTGCTGCGGCGGATGGCCGAGGACGTGGAGCTTCACGCGCTCGACGTGCCCGAGTCGCGGCGCGCCGCCTATCACGCGGGCGCGGTGCTGAGCGCGGGCGGACTCGTGGCGCTGGCGGATGCGGCGGTCGCGGCCCTGGGCGCGGCGGGAATCGAACACGAGGAGGCGCTCGCGGCGCTGCTTCCCCTGATGCGCTCGGCGCTGCGTGGCGTGGAGGCGCGTGGGCTCTCGGGCGGACTCACGGGCCCCGTCGTCCGAGGCGACACGGCCGTGGTGGCCGCGCACCTCGCGGCACTGCCACCGGACGTGGCGCAGCTGCATCGACTGCTGTCGCGGCGCGCGCTGGGGCTGGCCTCCGAGAGACTCAGCCCCGAGTCGCGCGCCGCGCTGGCACGACTGCTCGGCGACGACTGA
- a CDS encoding TonB-dependent receptor plug domain-containing protein, with product MRSSPGWLRGSMGVISLVLSASLEAAAQEPTAPASTEPTVEREAEEPEVHSQVASFAVTKLHDSPAVVTAVTGEEIRASGARDLMDVLLQVPGFFFGVDVQGAVGPGFRGLWGHEGKVLLLIDGKEMNEQLYSTMQLGHEFPIELIERVEVVRGPGSVIYGGNAELAVINVITRGIQGSSDVMLAGTYGELKSSNGRRSVTLSGRKVFESAPGLSAFVSASVGQGQRSDAVFDDFYGNSATMGGHSRLDPTTVQAGVGFRDLQLSVLYQRYNTTAVAAFEEVLPTPATTNFDSLHMELTDRFRPTDRLEIIPRLNLTLGEPYRDSNEASDFFYDKQVRRFRGRTVARWAPIDMLQLTSGVDVTYDEGLLRGPAGVGLQTAFGDGADEVSYLNAAGFVEVYADNPIATVVAGARYEHHSAFGDSFVPRLVLLRSFGAFSGKALFSRAFRAPGIENISLGDHVTPERTTVFELEGTLRLGDGQQVSANVFDVGVRDPIIYSYDAESGTEAYRNLGRLGSRGVELEYRMKAAWGRAVLGYSYYTPSGKNDVQDYLVPGNANTFTGMPTHKATLAASVKLLPWLSFNPTAVLVGQRYAVEAPDDRGVSAVQRLPTQLLLNTFLRAENVGTQGLELGAGVYNLLGTDFRVAQPYNGGHAPLPVFSREFLVRLTYLYDPSFEG from the coding sequence ATGCGCAGCAGCCCTGGGTGGCTTCGCGGTTCTATGGGTGTGATCAGTCTGGTGCTGTCGGCGTCCCTGGAGGCGGCGGCGCAGGAGCCCACCGCGCCCGCTTCCACTGAGCCGACGGTGGAGCGCGAGGCCGAGGAGCCGGAGGTCCACAGTCAGGTGGCCTCGTTCGCGGTGACCAAGCTCCATGACTCGCCCGCTGTTGTCACCGCGGTGACGGGCGAGGAGATCCGAGCCTCGGGCGCGCGGGACCTGATGGACGTCCTGCTCCAGGTGCCGGGCTTCTTCTTCGGCGTGGACGTGCAGGGCGCGGTGGGCCCGGGCTTCCGAGGACTGTGGGGCCACGAGGGCAAGGTGCTCCTGCTCATCGACGGCAAGGAGATGAACGAGCAGCTCTACTCGACGATGCAGCTTGGCCACGAGTTCCCCATCGAGCTGATTGAGCGCGTCGAGGTCGTGCGCGGCCCGGGCTCGGTCATCTACGGCGGCAACGCCGAGCTGGCCGTCATCAACGTCATCACCCGAGGCATCCAGGGCAGCTCGGACGTCATGCTCGCGGGAACGTACGGCGAGCTGAAGTCGTCGAACGGGCGCCGCAGCGTGACGCTCTCCGGACGCAAGGTGTTCGAGAGCGCGCCGGGCCTGAGCGCGTTCGTCTCCGCCTCGGTGGGGCAGGGGCAGCGCAGCGACGCGGTGTTCGATGACTTCTACGGCAACTCCGCCACCATGGGCGGGCACTCGCGGCTGGATCCGACGACGGTGCAGGCGGGCGTCGGCTTTCGCGATCTCCAGTTGAGCGTGCTGTATCAGCGTTACAACACCACGGCCGTGGCCGCGTTCGAGGAAGTGCTGCCCACGCCGGCGACCACGAACTTCGACTCGCTGCACATGGAGCTGACCGATCGCTTCCGCCCGACGGACCGGCTGGAGATCATCCCTCGGCTGAACCTCACCCTGGGCGAGCCGTACCGGGACTCGAACGAGGCGTCGGACTTCTTCTACGACAAGCAGGTGCGGCGCTTCCGCGGGCGGACGGTGGCGCGCTGGGCGCCCATCGACATGCTCCAGCTCACCAGCGGCGTGGACGTCACCTATGACGAGGGCTTGCTGCGCGGCCCCGCCGGCGTGGGTCTCCAGACGGCGTTCGGTGACGGGGCGGACGAGGTGTCCTACCTCAACGCGGCGGGCTTCGTGGAGGTGTACGCGGACAACCCCATCGCCACGGTGGTCGCCGGTGCACGCTACGAGCACCACAGCGCCTTCGGCGATTCCTTCGTGCCGCGCCTCGTGCTCCTGCGCTCCTTTGGCGCGTTCAGCGGCAAGGCCCTGTTCAGCCGCGCGTTCCGCGCCCCGGGCATCGAGAACATCAGCCTGGGCGATCACGTGACGCCGGAGCGGACCACCGTGTTCGAGTTGGAAGGAACCCTGCGGCTCGGTGATGGCCAGCAGGTGAGCGCGAACGTCTTCGACGTGGGCGTGAGAGACCCCATCATCTACTCGTACGACGCCGAGTCCGGCACGGAGGCCTACCGGAACCTGGGTCGCCTGGGCAGTCGGGGCGTGGAGTTGGAGTACCGGATGAAGGCCGCGTGGGGCCGCGCGGTGCTCGGCTACTCGTACTACACGCCGTCTGGGAAGAACGACGTGCAGGACTACCTGGTGCCCGGCAACGCCAACACCTTCACTGGCATGCCCACGCACAAGGCGACGCTCGCGGCCAGCGTGAAGCTGCTGCCGTGGCTCTCGTTCAATCCGACCGCGGTGCTGGTGGGGCAGCGCTACGCCGTGGAGGCCCCGGATGATCGAGGCGTCTCGGCGGTGCAGCGGCTGCCCACCCAGCTCCTGTTGAACACCTTCCTGCGCGCCGAGAACGTGGGCACACAGGGGCTGGAGCTGGGCGCGGGCGTCTACAACCTGCTCGGCACCGACTTCCGCGTGGCGCAGCCGTACAACGGCGGCCACGCCCCGCTGCCCGTCTTCTCCCGCGAGTTCCTCGTGCGCCTCACGTACCTCTACGACCCCTCTTTCGAGGGGTAG
- a CDS encoding adenylate/guanylate cyclase domain-containing protein, with amino-acid sequence MKTANLAIVFTDIKGFTERTSRQTLEENQRLLQVHQALLAPLFKAFGGRIVKSIGDAFLVTFESPTQAVLSGIAIQDRLWQHNRGLSDSEQLHVRVAVNVGEVRLEANDVFGEPVNIAARVEGITEAGEVFFTEAVYLAMNKAEVPSQEVGAFELKGIPGKIRVFRVPRAPYRVEAPSPGAVVPADAEASMPPYGNLALSRVSESALSGAVDLGALGQRAAVLGQRAADGAVVLGRQARTASGVLMSRLSQVLPPTLVARLQLQGNGRKVALGAGGVALALGLAVVAWGGGATMRAIHSVEGTSGAEKETRVREARRLIGDERDVGRRHYLFGQLEEAQGNVKSSLDSYERAARAGDRTSESRIIALLDHAQCGVRAAAASAVADLKLKRARGALEDLADDGGSDDGQTGGLFGLGTCDSKKAAQNALRRMGED; translated from the coding sequence TTGAAGACCGCCAACCTCGCCATCGTGTTCACCGACATCAAGGGGTTCACCGAGCGCACCAGCCGGCAGACCCTGGAGGAGAATCAGCGCCTCCTGCAGGTGCACCAGGCGCTCCTGGCGCCGCTGTTCAAGGCCTTCGGTGGGCGCATCGTCAAGTCCATCGGCGATGCCTTCCTCGTCACCTTCGAGTCGCCCACGCAGGCGGTGCTCAGCGGCATCGCCATCCAGGATCGCCTCTGGCAGCACAACCGGGGACTCAGCGACTCCGAGCAGCTCCACGTGCGCGTGGCCGTCAACGTGGGCGAGGTCCGCCTGGAGGCGAACGACGTCTTCGGCGAGCCCGTCAACATCGCCGCCCGCGTGGAGGGCATCACCGAGGCGGGCGAGGTCTTCTTCACCGAGGCTGTGTACCTCGCGATGAACAAGGCCGAGGTGCCCTCGCAGGAAGTGGGCGCCTTCGAGCTGAAGGGCATCCCCGGAAAGATTCGCGTCTTCCGCGTGCCGCGCGCGCCCTATCGGGTCGAGGCGCCGTCCCCGGGCGCGGTGGTGCCAGCGGATGCCGAGGCCTCGATGCCGCCCTATGGAAACCTCGCCCTGTCGCGCGTGTCGGAGAGCGCGCTGAGCGGCGCGGTGGACCTGGGGGCGCTGGGCCAGCGCGCGGCCGTGTTGGGGCAGCGCGCAGCTGATGGCGCGGTCGTGCTGGGGCGACAGGCTCGGACGGCCAGCGGCGTGTTGATGTCCCGTCTGTCGCAGGTGCTGCCTCCGACGCTCGTCGCGCGACTCCAGTTGCAGGGGAACGGCCGCAAGGTGGCGCTGGGCGCGGGTGGCGTGGCGTTGGCGTTGGGGCTGGCGGTGGTGGCCTGGGGCGGAGGCGCCACGATGCGGGCCATCCACTCCGTGGAGGGCACGTCGGGCGCGGAGAAGGAGACCCGCGTTCGCGAGGCCCGGCGGCTCATCGGTGACGAGCGCGACGTGGGCCGGCGGCACTACTTGTTCGGCCAGCTGGAGGAGGCCCAGGGCAACGTGAAGAGTTCCCTGGACAGCTACGAGCGGGCGGCGCGAGCGGGAGACCGGACGTCCGAGTCCCGCATCATCGCCTTGCTGGACCATGCGCAGTGCGGCGTGCGCGCGGCAGCGGCCAGCGCCGTGGCGGATCTGAAGCTCAAGCGAGCGCGTGGCGCGCTCGAGGACCTGGCCGACGACGGCGGCTCTGACGACGGTCAGACGGGCGGCCTGTTTGGACTGGGCACGTGCGACTCGAAGAAGGCGGCGCAGAACGCGCTGCGGCGCATGGGCGAGGATTGA
- a CDS encoding DUF1343 domain-containing protein: protein MTKVKTGLDVWVEQGFAALKGRRVGAIVNPTSVDSRFRHLADLLAETPGVTLAALFGPEHGIRGEAQYMVAVDDARDRRTGAPVHSLYGSTFESLSPRQEWLQGLDALVFDIQDVGSRYYTYVYTMALAMKAAAQARVPFFVLDRPNPLGGVHLEGNLVGQGFRSFVGLYALPNRHGMTAGELARLFNAQEGFGCDLTVIPCEGLRREMSWSDTGLPFISPSPNMPTADTALVYPGMCLGEGTTVSEGRGTCRPFEQFGAPWVDTDALLARLAREQLPGVAFRPVGFTPTFDKYRGQSCSGAFIHVTDRQTFQPLRTGIAIFQALHDIGPGHFGWRADAYEFVEDVPAFDLLCGTDQVRRGIEGGWPLDRLMEGFSAQAEAFRRQREPFLLYA, encoded by the coding sequence GTGACGAAGGTGAAGACGGGGCTGGATGTGTGGGTGGAGCAGGGCTTCGCGGCGCTGAAGGGGCGTCGCGTGGGCGCCATCGTCAACCCCACCAGCGTGGACTCGCGCTTCCGCCACCTGGCGGACCTGCTGGCCGAGACGCCCGGGGTCACGCTCGCGGCCCTCTTCGGTCCCGAGCACGGCATCCGTGGCGAGGCCCAGTACATGGTGGCCGTGGACGACGCGCGCGACCGCCGCACCGGTGCGCCCGTGCACAGCCTCTACGGCTCCACGTTCGAGTCGCTGTCGCCGCGCCAGGAGTGGCTCCAGGGCCTGGACGCGCTCGTGTTCGACATCCAGGACGTGGGCTCGCGCTACTACACCTACGTCTACACCATGGCCCTGGCGATGAAGGCCGCGGCCCAGGCGCGCGTTCCGTTCTTCGTGTTGGATCGCCCCAACCCGCTGGGGGGCGTCCACCTGGAGGGGAACCTGGTGGGGCAGGGGTTCCGCTCGTTCGTGGGCCTCTACGCGCTACCCAACCGCCACGGCATGACGGCGGGCGAGTTGGCCCGGCTCTTCAACGCCCAGGAAGGCTTCGGCTGCGACCTGACGGTCATCCCCTGCGAGGGGCTGCGCCGGGAGATGTCCTGGAGCGACACGGGGCTGCCGTTCATCTCGCCCTCGCCCAACATGCCCACCGCGGACACCGCGCTCGTGTATCCGGGCATGTGCCTGGGAGAGGGGACCACCGTGTCGGAAGGACGCGGCACGTGTCGCCCGTTCGAGCAGTTCGGCGCCCCGTGGGTGGACACGGACGCGTTGCTGGCGCGGCTGGCCCGCGAGCAACTGCCGGGCGTGGCCTTCCGGCCCGTGGGCTTCACGCCCACCTTCGACAAGTACCGAGGCCAGTCGTGCAGCGGCGCGTTCATCCACGTCACGGACCGCCAGACGTTCCAACCCCTGCGGACGGGCATCGCCATCTTCCAGGCGCTGCATGACATTGGGCCCGGGCACTTCGGCTGGCGCGCGGATGCCTATGAGTTCGTCGAGGACGTGCCCGCGTTTGACCTGCTGTGCGGCACGGACCAGGTGCGCCGCGGCATCGAGGGGGGCTGGCCCCTGGACCGGCTGATGGAGGGCTTCTCCGCCCAGGCCGAGGCGTTCCGCCGGCAAAGGGAGCCCTTCCTGCTGTACGCTTGA